One window of Ziziphus jujuba cultivar Dongzao chromosome 5, ASM3175591v1 genomic DNA carries:
- the LOC107405986 gene encoding uncharacterized protein LOC107405986 isoform X2 yields MDFHGMKRQALQSLCKKHGIPANLTNHEMADRLALLLKENEKPVDNSQPTSSNNLGETHCEIESNFKIVNQKVSKKVRFSPENETFIFVSSDTESDSDHGNNPKRRLRKRKSVSNLESKKQVQLRKNVKKAEVSAEPLDNSGRVTRSRVQRVVAGDAEMVFSPLAGNKRGRRRVKNVGVNDKPPPIADLGDKDDPREDAKWRGGLIRQRLRSKEVVNEAGEKAGDGDLAVLRKNSRLRGSKNIRNVKASDGVVLLDQIHEDNAIAVEEAKPEQILKRSKRITAKNKGSSSLSKDLGDTGIGRRVTRSRKLDEKDSSLESEAGSIVVEEESQKVLQLEEPAKGSRRKSVAPQNGKVQSESLATKRTERGQPVKGSRKRSRKIDSEGVPKVEPIVGVVTKDEDLLPDGPPWRSRHSIASFNSVATAVGELRTQDNDGKKKPQREAPLESDVNIAKQPRRSSRHASKEVGGIADGVRKDLQTRQSKKQILKEESSVTVHEPVTKKALRRSRPNVSKSNVPELADPKGRSAEKNKPSKARMEIIEEEGSFRKSSLSRGEQPVMDIVPECGGSKNDSDLYHRKKVRERSNKKRKEGKSVEHSQLGSAEISALNSDEKEFTYDTLKSEEQVSESMEVEGASIFQQMQDSTAEVVDNEKENIVEEARMENLSLDSKLEGSMEYQSHRSFNTRAESGDGKLVEQVSTEPVEHLSKINNVVSCGIISPASGFSPAYPEDSNGLKAEESLMEKHVNPVSDKVDDLLADNGKANAQEDKIILELDTNGNYEPVQEETIQENHLSELTGSRDSERSSEKFSNEAENIYVLVPYDRNEAEEAVQENHLSELSGSRESERSSEKFSNEAEKICVLVPYERHGIAQVDEYATETADIVVEKVADIQLGIIASDDTAAAPSEPPPQSQDGNQLEALTAMHLEIVGRSDAYHVERENCSNNLIEVPDETISSEDISFSKLRGQVCSNERTEEIGTMKEKESSEYGEERTPNEIAATVSHIGEFNFRSSEKRGEVLPERSESCLSCGGNTANKEENVGKAVDDPKPQVISFDAETKDNVDGVNEDDVNDHLVEKELQTMYPFTSMHEEGTNEAVEINSCSPAAVEETEAETIDKCGLEGMSKNEEDKEEHVVTNKVTEMEEAENGAPMLPLYSMGDDTAFSKYEIELSKTNDLAQGASDVTMSSEYEDGGTPNEIVATVSQVGEFNFTSSERQGDVLPDLDKSASIYAKSCLSCDGKTANKEENVGNAVDDPKAQVISSHAEIKEYVDRVTEDDVDDLLVEKELETMYPFTSMHEVVTKEAVEINSCSLASVDEMEAQRIGKFSPEEMSKNGEDKEELAITNKVTEMEVAENGAPMLPLDSVGDDTAFSKYEIELLKTNGLAQCASDVTMSSEYEDGRTPNEIVATVSQVGEFHFTSSERQGDVLPDMDKSASIYAKSCPSCDGKTANKEENVRKAVSDPKAQVISFDAETKDNVHGVIEDDVNDHLVEKELQTMYPFTSMHKVGTKEAAEIHSCSPAVVEEMEAESIDNCDHEEMSKNGEDREEHAVTNKVTVKEEAENGTPTLPLDSMWDDTALSKFEIELSKTNRLALGASDVTMSSKYEDGGTPNEIVATVSQVGEFNFTSSERQGDVLPDLDKSASIYAKSCLSCDGKTANKEENVGNAVNDQKAQVISSHAEIKEYVDRVTEDDVDDHLVEKELETMYPFTSMHEVVTKEAVEINSCSLASVDEMEAQRIGKFGPEEMSKNGEDKEELVMTDKMEEAESGTPMLPLDSMVHDTAFSKYETELSKTNGLALGSSDVTMSSEYEDGGTPNKIVATVSQVGEFNFGSSEKQGEVLPDMDKSASIYSESCLFCDGKTANKEENVGKAVVDPKAQVISSDAETKENVDGVTEDDVTDHLVEKVLLEQNDNGPDLTLRNAHESCIYATDEGDDILDRRIGIENVEDGTKLDEQLISPFGLNNGCLSDEKKSAVKSFSVAPSGRNVPGSSTATFSVQNFSLSCGKEYEFHAYSNRVRNYAEGIEMANEDKGFGHEKMNPPAQGENELGIDKRVEGQNSNEGINDSTHGFAVENNARTSPQVVAEKLDGYTDVLKLANQMDSDDDLDLNNLFNSNSTNSKRNSKETGKEIDLHDLDNVAISSGQSNEFSDCGNNASILKPEMNVECSAVSPATASTTEIKALEIAAEMTLFTSYELNLFSEDRERDEFEEADVRTLEDKLINKNNEEVNEGREIVSSIENFEKEQHCDYEQSMVEDKPNLINETNEVSEGREIVGSMASNLELNEGRENVESIGKDCDDEHGMVEEFEIGKQNQLSASDESIYENRSIPKEKGGVPVIKQGLVDCEIHKFECIEFENYTEATQINASNYAASDTSKAECCASDSKKPEIHVNSAVEAVALENPQKLESREDKSPEAKLMERISRSAMPKMKTNKDFSIPRTPKNIHKIYDMKENFPSSKREQVNNMTATKTSVKRRALEDLQKN; encoded by the exons ATGGATTTTCATGGAATGAAGAGGCAGGCACTGCAATCGCTCTGTAAGAAGCATGGAATTCCGGCGAATTTGACCAACCATGAAATGGCCGATAGGCTTGCTTTGCTTCTCAAG GAAAATGAAAAGCCTGTAGACAATAGTCAGCCAACAAGCTCGAATAATTTAGGAGAAACTCATTGCGAAATTGAATCTAATTTTAAGATTGTAAATCAGAAAGTAAGCAAGAAGGTGAGGTTTAGTCCTGAAAACGAAACATTTATATTTGTAAGTTCAGATACAGAGTCAGATTCAGATCATGGTAACAATCCGAAGAGACGACTGAGAAAAAGGAAATCTGTGTCAAACTTGGAATCAAAGAAACAAGTTCAGCTCagaaaaaatgtcaaaaaagcTGAAGTTTCGGCCGAACCCTTGGACAATTCCGGTAGAGTTACAAGGTCCAGAGTGCAAAGAGTGGTTGCCGGAGACGCAGAGATGGTTTTCTCACCTCTTGCTGGGAATAAGAGAGGGAGAAGAAGGGTAAAAAATGTTGGTGTTAATGATAAACCACCACCAATTGCTGATTTGGGTGATAAAGATGATCCTCGTGAGGATGCTAAATGGAGAGGCGGGTTGATTCGACAGCGGTTGAGAAGCAAGGAGGTGGTGAATGAAGCTGGAGAGAAAGCAGGAGATGGGGATTTGGCAGTGTTGAGGAAGAATTCAAGATTGAGAGGTTCCAAGAACATAAGGAATGTCAAGGCTAGTGATGGGGTTGTTTTGCTGGATCAGATTCATGAAGACAATGCCATTGCAGTAGAAGAGGCTAAACCTGAACAAATTCTGAAGCGTTCTAAAAGAATTACGGCAAAGAATAAAGGTTCTAGTTCTTTGAGTAAAGATTTGGGTGACACTGGAATTGGTAGAAGGGTCACAAGGTCCCGGAAACTTGATGAGAAGGATTCTTCATTAGAAAGTGAAGCAGGAAGTATTGTAGTTGAGGAAGAAAGTCAAAAGGTTCTTCAACTTGAAGAACCTGCCAAGGGTTCAAGGCGGAAGTCTGTCGCACCACAAAATGGGAAGGTGCAGAGTGAAAGTCTTGCTACCAAACGTACTGAACGTGGACAACCTGTAAAGGGGTCTAGAAAAAGGTCAAGGAAAATAGATTCTGAAGGAGTTCCCAAAGTCGAACCAATTGTTGGCGTTGTGACAAAAGATGAAGATTTACTGCCAGATGGCCCTCCTTGGAGGTCTCGGCACAGCATTGCATCATTTAACTCTGTTGCTACTGCTGTTGGAGAGTTAAGAACTCAAGATAATGATGGAAAGAAGAAGCCACAAAGAGAAGCACCTTTAGAAAGTGATGTTAATATTGCCAAACAACCAAGGAGATCTAGTCGCCATGCTTCCAAAGAAGTTGGTGGAATTGCTGATGGTGTCAGAAAGGATTTGCAAACAAGGCAGAGCAAAAAGcaaattttgaaagaagaaagttcCGTAACTGTGCACGAACCTGTAACTAAGAAGGCTCTGAGACGATCCAGACCCAATGTCTCAAAAAGTAATGTTCCTGAACTTGCAGACCCGAAAGGTAGATCTGCTGAAAAAAATAAGCCGTCTAAAGCAAGGATGGAAATTATAGAAGAAGAGGGTTCATTTAGAAAAAGTAGTTTGTCCCGTGGAGAACAACCAGTCATGGATATTGTGCCAGAATGTGGAGGCAGTAAAAATGATTCTGATTTGTACCACAGAAAAAAAGTTAGAGAAAGgtcaaataaaaagagaaaggaagggaaatctgTTGAGCATAGCCAGCTAGGTTCTGCTGAGATATCTGCTCTAAATTCTGATGAGAAGGAGTTCACATACGACACATTGAAGTCGGAGGAACAGGTTTCAGAGTCAATGGAGGTTGAAGGTGCATCTATATTCCAACAAATGCAGGATTCTACAGCTGAGGTTGTGGATAATGAGAAAGAAAACATTGTCGAGGAAGCTAGGATGGAAAATTTGAGTCTGGATAGCAAGTTAGAAGGTTCTATGGAATATCAGTCCCACCGTTCATTTAATACAAGAGCTGAATCTGGTGATGGAAAATTGGTGGAACAGGTAAGTACAGAACCAGTTGAGCATCTAAGTAAGATTAACAATGTGGTTTCTTGTGGAATTATCTCTCCAGCCAGTGGCTTTTCACCTGCCTACCCAGAAGATTCCAATG GCTTGAAAGCGGAAGAATCGTTGATGGAAAAACATGTAAACCCAGTAAGTGATAAGGTAGATGACCTATTAGCTGACAATGGAAAAGCTAATGCTCAAGAGGATAAAATTATACTAGAATTGGATACCAATGGGAATTATGAACCTGTTCAAGAGGAGACAATTCAAGAGAATCATCTAAGTGAACTTACTGGAAGTCGTGATTCAGAAAGAAGCTCTGAAAAGTTCTCAAATGAAGCTGAAAATATATACGTGCTTGTTCCTTATGACAGAAATGAAGCGGAGGAGGCAGTTCAAGAGAATCATCTTAGTGAACTAAGTGGGAGTCGTGAGTCAGAAAGAAGCTCCGAAAAATTCTCAAATGAAGCTGAAAAGATATGTGTGCTTGTTCCTTATGAGAGACATGGAATAGCTCAAGTTGATGAATATGCAACTGAAACTGCTGACATCGTTGTGGAAAAGGTTGCAGATATCCAATTGGGAATAATTGCCAGTGATGATACTGCTGCTGCCCCATCTGAACCTCCACCACAAAGTCAAG ATGGGAATCAGTTGGAGGCTCTGACAGCCATGCATCTAGAAATTGTTGGAAGAAGTGATGCATATCATGTTGAGAGAGAAAACTGTTCTAATAATTTGATTGAAGTCCCTGATGAAACAATATCCAGTGAAGATATTAGCTTCAGTAAATTACGTGGCCAAGTATGCAGTAATGAGAGGACCGAAGAAATTGGGACAATGAAGGAAAAGGAGTCTAGTGAATATGGAGAAGAACGGACACCAAATGAAATTGCAGCAACTGTATCACATATTGGTGAATTCAATTTTAGAAGTTCTGAGAAGCGGGGAGAAGTTTTGCCAGAGCGGTCAGAATCCTGTCTTTCCTGTGGTGGAAACACTGCAAATAAGGAAGAAAATGTTGGAAAAGCTGTTGATGATCCAAAACCCCAGGTTATCAGTTTTGATGCAGAGACAAAAGACAATGTAGATGGAGTTAACGAAGATGATGTCAATGATCACTTGGTTGAAAAGGAGTTACAGACAATGTACCCTTTTACTTCCATGCACGAAGAAGGGACAAACGAAGCTGTTGAGATCAATAGCTGTAGTCCTGCTGCCGTAGAAGAGACAGAGGCAGAGACTATTGACAAGTGTGGTCTTGAAGGAATgtcaaaaaatgaagaagacaaAGAAGAACATGTTGTAACCAACAAAGTAACAGAGATGGAGGAAGCAGAAAATGGAGCGCCTATGCTACCACTCTATTCAATGGGGGATGATACTGCATTTTCAAAGTATGAGATTGAATTATCAAAAACTAATGATCTCGCCCAAGGTGCTTCGGATGTGACCATGTCTAGTGAATATGAAGATGGAGGGACACCAAATGAAATTGTGGCAACTGTATCACAAGTTGGTGAATTCAATTTTACAAGTTCTGAGAGGCAAGGAGATGTTTTGCCAGACCTGGATAAAAGTGCTTCCATATATGCAAAATCCTGCCTTTCCTGTGATGGAAAAACTgctaataaagaagaaaatgttggAAATGCTGTCGACGATCCAAAAGCCCAGGTTATCAGTTCTCATGCTGAGATAAAAGAATATGTAGATCGAGTTACAGAAGATGATGTTGATGATCTCTTGGTTGAAAAGGAGTTGGAGACAATGTACCCTTTTACTTCCATGCACGAAGTAGTGACAAAAGAAGCTGTTGAGATCAATAGCTGTAGTCTTGCTTCTGTAGATGAGATGGAGGCACAGCGTATTGGGAAGTTTAGTCCTGAGGAAATGTCAAAAAATGGTGAAGACAAAGAAGAACTTGCTATAACTAACAAAGTAACAGAGATGGAGGTAGCAGAAAATGGAGCACCTATGCTACCACTTGATTCAGTGGGGGATGATACAGCATTTTCAAAGTATGAGATTGAATTATTAAAAACTAATGGTCTTGCCCAATGTGCTTCGGATGTGACCATGTCTAGTGAATATGAAGATGGAAGGACACCAAATGAAATTGTGGCAACTGTATCACAAGTCGGTGAATTCCATTTTACAAGTTCTGAGAGGCAAGGAGATGTTTTGCCAGACATGGATAAAAGTGCTTCCATATATGCAAAATCCTGCCCTTCCTGTGATGGAAAAACTGCtaacaaagaagaaaatgttCGAAAAGCCGTTAGTGATCCAAAAGCCCAAGTAATCAGTTTTGATGCAGAGACAAAAGACAATGTACATGGAGTTATCGAAGATGATGTCAACGATCATTTGGTTGAAAAGGAGTTACAGACAATGTACCCTTTTACTTCCATGCACAAAGTAGGGACAAAAGAAGCTGCTGAGATCCATAGCTGTAGCCCTGCTGTTGTAGAAGAGATGGAGGCAGAGAGTATTGATAATTGTGATCATGAAGAAATGTCAAAAAATGGTGAAGACAGAGAAGAACATGCTGTAACCAATAAAGTAACCGTGAAGGAGGAAGCAGAAAATGGAACGCCTACGCTACCACTTGATTCAATGTGGGATGATACAGCTCTTTCAAAGTTTGAGATCGAATTATCAAAAACTAATCGCCTTGCCCTAGGTGCTTCGGATGTGACCATGTCTAGTAAATATGAAGATGGAGGGACGCCAAATGAAATTGTGGCAACTGTATCACAAGTTGGTGAATTCAATTTTACAAGTTCTGAGAGGCAAGGAGATGTTTTGCCAGACCTGGATAAAAGTGCTTCCATATATGCGAAATCCTGCCTTTCCTGTGATGGAAAAACTgctaataaagaagaaaatgttggAAATGCTGTCAACGATCAAAAAGCCCAGGTTATCAGTTCTCATGCTGAGATAAAAGAATATGTAGATCGAGTTACAGAAGATGATGTTGATGATCACTTGGTTGAAAAGGAGTTAGAAACAATGTACCCTTTTACTTCCATGCACGAAGTAGTGACAAAAGAAGCTGTTGAGATCAATAGCTGTAGTCTTGCTTCTGTAGATGAGATGGAGGCACAGCGTATTGGGAAGTTTGGTCCTGAGGAAATGTCAAAAAATGGTGAAGACAAAGAAGAACTTGTTATGACTGACAAAATGGAGGAAGCAGAAAGTGGAACGCCTATGCTACCACTTGATTCAATGGTGCATGACACAGCATTTTCAAAGTATGAGACTGAATTATCAAAAACTAATGGTCTTGCCCTAGGTTCTTCGGATGTGACCATGTCCAGTGAATATGAAGATGGAGGGACACCAAATAAAATTGTGGCAACTGTATCACAAGTTGGTGAATTCAATTTTGGAAGTTCTGAGAAGCAGGGAGAAGTTTTGCCAGACATGGATAAAAGTGCTTCCATATATTCAGAATCCTGCCTTTTCTGTGATGGAAAAACTGCAAATAAGGAAGAAAATGTTGGAAAAGCTGTTGTTGATCCAAAAGCCCAGGTTATCAGTTCTGATGCTGAAACTAAAGAAAATGTAGACGGAGTTACAGAAGATGATGTTACGGATCACTTGGTTGAAAAGGTGCTTCTTGAGCAGAATGATAATGGTCCTGATCTTACGTTGCGTAACGCACATGAAAGCTGTATATATGCCACTGATGAAGGTGATGATATCTTGGATAGAAGAATTGGCATTGAGAATGTTGAGGATGGTACTAAGTTGGACGAGCAACTGATTTCTCCATTTGGATTAAATAATGGGTGTCTGTCGGACGAGAAGAAGTCCGCTGTTAAATCATTTTCTGTTGCCCCTTCAGGCAGAAATGTACCTGGATCAAGTACAGCTACTTTCTCTGTGCAGAATTTTTCATTATCATGTG GAAAGGAGTATGAATTTCATGCATACAGCAACCGTGTCAGGAATTATGCAGAAGGAATAGAGATGGCTAATGAGGATAAAG GCTTTGGTCATGAAAAGATGAATCCACCTGCGCAAGGAGAAAATGAACTTGGAATTGACAAGAGAGTTGAAGGTCAGAACAGTAATGAAGGTATAAATGATTCTACCCATGGTTTTGCTGTTGAGAATAACGCAAGAACTTCTCCACAAGTTGTTGCTGAGAAACTTGATGGATACACAGATGTCTTGAAACTAGCCAATCAAATGGACAGCGATGATGATCTGGATTTGAACAATCTGTTCAACAGCAATAGCACAAACAGTAAGAGGAATTCAAAGGAGACTGGAAAAGAAATTGATTTGCATGATCTTGACAATGTGGCAATCTCTTCTGGTCAATCCAATGAATTTTCGGATTGTGGAAACAATGCCTCTATATTGAAGCCTGAAATGAACGTTGAATGTTCAGCTGTTTCCCCAGCGACTGCTTCTACAACTG AAATCAAAGCACTGGAGATTGCTGCAGAAATGACTTTGTTCACCAGTTATGAGCTGAATTTGTTTTCagaagatagagaaagagatgaATTTGAGGAAGCAGATGTGAGAACCTTGGAAGACAAGttgataaacaaaaataatgaagAAGTGAATGAAGGAAGAGAAATTGTTTCGAgcattgaaaattttgagaaagAGCAACATTGTGATTATGAGCAAAGCATGGTAGAAGACAAGCCAAACTTGATAAATGAAACTAATGAAGTGAGTGAAGGGAGAGAAATTGTTGGAAGTATGGCGTCTAATTTAGAGCTAAATGAAGGGAGAGAAAATGTTGAGAGTATTGGAAAAGATTGTGATGATGAGCATGGCATGGTAGAGGAATTTGAAATAGGGAAACAGAACCAGCTTTCTGCTTCAGATGAGTCCATCTATGAAAATCGAAGTATACCAAAAGAGAAAGGTGGGGTGCCTGTCATCAAGCAAGGGCTTGTTGATTGCGAGATTCACAAATTTGAATGTATTGAGTTTGAGAATTATACAGAGGCTACTCAAATTAATGCCAGCAATTATGCTGCTTCAGATACTTCCAAAGCTGAATGTTGTGCAAGTGACTCTAAGAAACCAGAAATTCATGTGAACTCTGCTGTTGAAG CTGTTGCTTTAGAAAATCCCCAGAAATTGGAATCACGTGAAGATAAAAGTCCGGAGGCAAAATTGATGGAAAGAATCAGTAGATCTGCCATGCCAAAAATGAAGACTAACAAAGATTTTTCGATCCCAAGAACTCCGAAAAACATCCACAAAATCTATGATATGAAAGAGAATTTTCCCAGCAGCAAGAGGGAACAAGTCAATAACATGACAGCAACAAAAACATCAGTCAAGAGAAGGGCATTGGAAGATCTCCAGAAGAATTAG